The Jannaschia sp. GRR-S6-38 genomic interval CCTCGCGCAACTGATGCCGCAGACGGCGCGATCGCTCGGCGTGAACCCGTCCGATCCCAAGCAGAATCTCGAGGGCGGGGCGCGGTATCTGTCCATGCAGTATCGCAAGTTCGGGTCCTGGCGCCTTGCGCTCGCCGCCTACAATGCCGGGCCCGGCGCGGTGGAGAAGCATGGCGGCATCCCGCCCTATCGCGAGACCCGGAACTACGTGCGCGCCATCATGGGCCGGGGCTGACGGGGCCGATCCGCAGCGGCCGCAACGCGGGCGCGCCTCAGCCCCGGAACCCCGTCCCCTGCAGCACGCCATGTTCCAGCGCGTAGCGCGTCAGCCCGGCGGTCGTGGAGATGCCCAGCTTGCGCTTGATGTTCTTGCGATGCGTCTCGACCGTCCGGACCGAGATATCGAGATCATGCGCCACCGCCTTGTTCGAGCGTCCCTGCGCCACCAGCAGAAGGATCGCCTGCTCGCGTGAGGTCAGCGGCTCGGTGCCGTCGGCCGTCGGCTCCAGCGCGCTTTCGGCGCCGGGGCAGAGATAGCGCTCGCCGGCCAGCACGACGTCGATCGCGCGGCGGATCTCCTCGGTCGGCTGGTCCTTGAGGCAGTAGCCCGCCGCGCCGTGGCGCAGGGCGGTGGCCACGTATTCGGGCGCGTCGTGCATCGACAGGATCAGGACGGCGACGTCTGGATGGCTCTCGCGCAGAATCTCGGTCGCCGAAAGGCCGTCCATGCGCGGCATGTTGAGGTCGAGAAGGATGACGTCGGGCGCCAGTTCCCCGGCGCGGTCGATCGCCTCGCGGCCGTCATGCAGGGTGCCGACGACTTCGAGATCGTCGAAGGTCTCCAGCAGGGCGCGGATTCCGTCGGCGACCATCGGGTGATCATCGACGATGAGGATGCGGATCGGCCGGTCCATGGCGCCCCGGGCTTAGGGCCAAGCCCCGTCTGGCGCAAGAGCGGGCGGGCCCGGGCGGCCGCTCACTCCGCCGCGTGGCGCAGCGGCCGGTCGGGTTCGGGCGACAGCAGATGGCTCAGCGGCACGACCGCCTCGACCACCGTGCCGCGCCCGCCCGCGCCCGGCGCGATGGTCAGCGTGCCGTCGAGCTGTTCGATCCGTTCGGCCATGTTGCGAAGGCCGAGGCCCTGGCCCGCTCGCTCCATCCCGCGGCCGTCATCCTCGATCCGCAAGGTCGCGCCGCGGCGATGGCCGAACAGCGCGACCGAGACGCCGCTGGCCCCGGCATGGCGCTCGATATTGGTCAGCGCTTCCTGCGCGATGCGGTAGAGCGCGGTCTTCGCCTCGATATCGAGGCGGTTGCGGAAGACCACGGTGCGGAAGGCCACGGGAATGCCGGTGCGCTGCTCGAACCCTTCGCAGAGGGTCTTGAGCGCGGGGCCGAGGCCCAGATCGTCCAGCACACCCGGGCGCAGGTCGTGGCTGATCCGGCGGACCTCGCCCAGCGCGCCCTGGAGCCCGGCGATGGCGCCGTCCAGCGCTTCCTCGGCCTTGGCGTCGCCCCTGGCGGCCAGGCGGCGCGCCAGTTCCAGCTTGTAGCGGATGCCCACGAGAAGCTGGCTGATCGAGTCGTGCAGCTCGCGCGCGACGCGGCCGCGCTCCTCCTCCTGCGTGTCGAGCACGCGCTGGGTCAGCGCCTTCAGCTTGGCATCAGCCAGCCGCCGCTCGCGCACGGTGATCAGGAAGCCCGAGGCGAAGACGCCCAGCAGCGCCGCGGCGGCGATGGCGCCGATCCAGAGGAACTGGCTGCGCACCCGCTCGCGCAGCTCGGCGCGGGCGATGGCGGTCTGCGCCAGCACATCGTCCAGAAAGACGCCCGTCCCGATCGCCCAGCGCCAGTCCTGCAGGCCGATCACGTAGCTTAGGATCGTCGCTTCCTGCCC includes:
- a CDS encoding response regulator transcription factor translates to MDRPIRILIVDDHPMVADGIRALLETFDDLEVVGTLHDGREAIDRAGELAPDVILLDLNMPRMDGLSATEILRESHPDVAVLILSMHDAPEYVATALRHGAAGYCLKDQPTEEIRRAIDVVLAGERYLCPGAESALEPTADGTEPLTSREQAILLLVAQGRSNKAVAHDLDISVRTVETHRKNIKRKLGISTTAGLTRYALEHGVLQGTGFRG
- a CDS encoding cache domain-containing protein; translated protein: MRLPRLTYGRRLLLLASLPLILAVSAIAAMVAIQSERTAAREIAALEATMIDAKRRELRNYVQLARTAFITIYGNAAPDDNEAKLRVTQILSAMLYGTDGFFFVYDYDGRNLVAPRQTWLIGRDWSGMEDANGMEVTDRLIELARQGSGYHQYEWRKPSSGQEATILSYVIGLQDWRWAIGTGVFLDDVLAQTAIARAELRERVRSQFLWIGAIAAAALLGVFASGFLITVRERRLADAKLKALTQRVLDTQEEERGRVARELHDSISQLLVGIRYKLELARRLAARGDAKAEEALDGAIAGLQGALGEVRRISHDLRPGVLDDLGLGPALKTLCEGFEQRTGIPVAFRTVVFRNRLDIEAKTALYRIAQEALTNIERHAGASGVSVALFGHRRGATLRIEDDGRGMERAGQGLGLRNMAERIEQLDGTLTIAPGAGGRGTVVEAVVPLSHLLSPEPDRPLRHAAE